A genomic segment from Tachysurus fulvidraco isolate hzauxx_2018 chromosome 21, HZAU_PFXX_2.0, whole genome shotgun sequence encodes:
- the angptl5 gene encoding angiopoietin-related protein 5, with protein sequence MIWIILFWLHIFPNLLALPNMTVDINSAALDEPVTLAGDIEDAAAQNQKEESVRNVDREKCTVPCEMAAKLMQDEKHSWCNNLQHAMTTYTRSTRKLIRDLIDEQQKTLEFLSNQVMELTTKVHSLSLDVQRSNTEMFSMKPMHAHGRDCSDIKETLEAVSPKIPSGVYIIQPENSELLFEVFCEMDYMEGGWTVIQRRTDGLTDFKRAWSNYLDGFGPLPGEHWLGLRKVHSIVSQKNTRFKLHISFVSQDDSIAYASYDNFWLEDESKFFAIHLGRYAGSAGDAFRGYKQEQNQDTAPFSTSDVDNDGCIPFCTFDGKAVESCSVQHNNTGWWFNQCGRANLNGSPLDQDRSTQPHIHWDTWTKNGEPVSIKSVTMKIRRVEGSNLK encoded by the exons ATGATTTGGATCATCTTGTTTTGGCTTCATATATTCCCAAATCTTCTTGCATTACCGAACATGACTGTG GACATAAACAGTGCTGCACTTGATGAGCCTGTGACGTTAGCCGGGGACATTGaggatgcagctgctcagaaccagaaagaagaaagtgtgagaaatgtggaTAGAGAAAAGTGTACAGTTCCATGTGAGATGGCGGCAAAACTCATGCAGGACGAGAAGCATTCTTGGTGCA ATAACCTCCAACATGCCATGACAACATATACCAGGAGCACCAGAAAGTTGATCCGAGATTTGATTGATGAACAACAGAAGACTCTGGAATTCCTCTCTAACCAG GTAATGGAACTTACAACCAAAGTCCACAGTCTCAGTTTAGACGTGCAGAGGAGCAACACAGAGATGTTTTCTATGAAGCCCATGCATGCTCATg GTAGAGACTGCAGTGACATCAAGGAAACACTAGAGGCAGTATCACCCAAAATTCCAAGCGGTGTTTATATTATTCAACCTGAAAACTCTGAGCTTTTGTTTGAG GTATTTTGTGAGATGGATTATATGGAAGGAGGCTGGACAGTCATCCAGAGGCGGACTGATGGCCTGACTGACTTTAAACGTGCATGGTCAAACTACCTGGATGGATTTGGACCCCTTCCAG GTGAACATTGGCTCGGTTTGAGGAAGGTGCACAGTATTGTAAGTCAGAAGAACACACGCTTTAAGCTTCACATATCCTTTGTCTCTCAAGATGATTCTATTGCGTACGCCTCTTATGACAACTTCTGGCTTGAAGACGAGAGCAAATTCTTTGCAATTCATCTTGGGAGATATGCTGGTAGTGCAG GTGATGCTTTCAGAGGATACAAGCAAGAGCAGAATCAGGACACGGCACCTTTCAGTACATCAGATGTGGATAATGATGGCTGCATTCCTTTCTGCACTTTTGATGGCAAAGCCGTGGAGAGCTGCAGCGtgcaacacaacaacacaggcTGGTGGTTTAATCAGTGCGGCCGGGCAAACCTTAACGGCTCACCACTAGACCAAGATCGCTCTACTCAGCCGCACATTCACTGGGACACGTGGACTAAGAACGGAGAACCTGTCAGTATCAAGTCAGTAACAATGAAGATCAGGAGAGTTGAAGGCTCAAATCTGAAATAG
- the trpc6a gene encoding short transient receptor potential channel 6a isoform X1: MNQRRPVLEENNTSELHSNGKRNRSKDCLLVNAEIGEDSFGYYGHHYSDCAHQTLRVVAKSRRQATRGAAYMFNAHPNSLTPVEERFLDAAEYGNIPVVRRMLEEIPGLDVNCVDYMGQNALQIAVGNEHLEVTELLLKKENLSRIGDALLLAISKGYIRIVEAILSHKAFADSSRLTASPREAAMHDDFFAYDEDGSRFSHDITPITLASHCQEYEIVHILLGKGARIEQPHDYFCTCDTCNYHQKYDSFSHSRSRINAYRGLASPAYLSLSNEDPVLAALELSNELACLANIEKEFKNDYRKLSMQCKSFVVGLLDLCRNTEEVEAILNGEVDESSDLPGRPSLTRLNLAIKYELKKFVAHPNCQQQLLSIWYENLPGLRQQTTAIKFLVVLGVAIGLPFLSMVYWVAPCSKLGKIMRGPFLKFVAHGASFTIFLGLLVFNAADRFNGSKLLPNMTIQDYPAQLFRMKTTAFTWMEMLIIFWVIGMIWAECKEIWCQGPREYLLEPWNMLDFGMLAIFIASIVTRILAYWHASIAQSYVDKFYTDITNVTLPVEVEYFRLARLSWLASDPQLVSEGLYAIAVVLSFSRIAYILPANESFGPLQISLGRTVKDIFKFMVIFILVFLAFMIGMFNLYSYYLGAKQNDAFTTIEESFKTLFWAIFGLSEVKSVVVNNGHKFIENTGYVLYGVYNVTMVIVLLNMLIAMINSSFQEIEDDADVEWKFARAKLWFSYFEEGRTLPVPFNLVPSPKSMLSLGLGLKSLLMKLLHKQRAIMKNEAELNEIGQNKTNKMTSHRYQKIMKRLIKRYIIKAQMDKEFDEVNEGELKEIKQDISSLRYELLEEKSHNMEHMTELISKLEKCICLHTE; encoded by the exons ATGAATCAAAGGCGACCTGTTTTGGAAGAAAATAATACATCTGAATTACACTCAAATGGAAAGAGGAACAGAAGCAAAGACTGTCTTTTGGTGAATGCTGAAATCGGTGAGGACAGTTTCGGATACTATGGACATCACTATAG TGACTGCGCACATCAGACTCTGCGGGTTGTGGCCAAGAGCAGGAGGCAGGCCACCAGGGGGGCAGCCTATATGTTCAACGCACATCCCAACAGCCTGACACCTGTGGAGGAGCGATTCCTTGACGCTGCTGAGTATGGGAACATCCCTGTAGTGCGGCGAATGCTTGAGGAGATTCCTGGGCTGGATGTGAACTGTGTGGACTACATGGGCCAGAATGCCTTACAGATAGCAGTTGGGAATGAACATCTTGAGGTGACGGAACTCCTGTTAAAGAAGGAAAACTTGTCACGGATTGGTGACGCGCTCCTTTTAGCTATAAGCAAAGGGTACATACGAATTGTTGAGGCCATCCTGAGTCACAAGGCCTTTGCTGACTCCAGTAGACTAACTGCCAGCCCAAGAGAGGCAGCAATGCATGATGACTTCTTTGCATATGATGAAGATGGGAGTCGATTTTCTCATGATATCACGCCGATCACCCTGGCATCTCACTGCCAGGAGTATGAGATCGTACACATCCTCCTGGGCAAAGGGGCTCGTATTGAGCAACCCCATGACTATTTCTGTACCTGCGACACCTGCAATTACCATCAGAAATATGATTCATTTAGTCACTCACGATCACGTATCAATGCCTACAGAGGCCTGGCCAGTCCAgcttatctctctctgtccaatGAAGATCCAGTGCTTGCTGCTTTAGAGCTCAGCAATGAACTTGCCTGTTTGGCAAATATTGAGAAGGAATTCAAG AATGATTATAGGAAACTCTCTATGCAATGCAAAAGCTTTGTAGTTGGGCTTCTGGATCTGTGTCGGAACACAGAGGAAGTGGAGGCCATTTTGAATGGTGAAGTTGATGAGAGCTCTGATCTCCCCGGCCGACCGAGTCTCACTCGACTGAACCTTGCAATAAAGTATGAGCTTAAAAAG TTTGTAGCGCATCCTAATTGCCAGCAGCAGCTCCTCTCAATTTGGTATGAGAACCTGCCTGGATTGAGACAGCAGACCACAGCCATCAAGTTTTTGGTGGTGTTGGGCGTTGCGATAGGACTGCCCTTCTTATCCATGGTGTACTGGGTGGCACCATGTAGTAAG CTGGGGAAAATTATGCGAGGCCCTTTTCTGAAGTTTGTGGCTCATGGAGCATCTTTCACTATTTTCCTTGGCTTGTTAGTGTTCAATGCAGCTGATCGCTTTAATGGGAGCAAACTGCTGCCAAATATGACCATCCAGGACTATCCAGCACAGCTGTTCCGCATGAAAACAACTGCTTTCACTTGGATGGAGATGCTCATCATCTTCTGGGTAATAG GGATGATCTGGGCAGAATGCAAAGAGATATGGTGCCAGGGTCCGAGAGAGTACCTCCTAGAACCTTGGAATATGTTGGATTTTGGAATGTTAGCCATTTTTATAGCCTCCATTGTGACAAGGATACTGGCTTACTGGCATGCATCAATAGCACAAAGTTATGTTGATAAATTCTACACGGATATAACAAATGTTACTTTACCAGTGGAGGTTGAATACTTCAGACTGG CTCGTCTTTCCTGGCTGGCATCAGATCCACAGCTGGTTTCTGAAGGGCTGTATGCCATTGCGGTAGTTTTGAGTTTCTCTCGAATCGCATATATCCTTCCAGCCAATGAGAGCTTTGGGCCACTGCAAATCTCTTTGGGAAGGACTgtgaaagacatttttaaattcatgGTGATCTTCATTCTGGTGTTTCTAGCCTTCATGATCGGAATGTTCAACCTGTATTCGTATTATTTGGGGGCTAAACAGAATGACGCATTCACAAC CATAGAAGAAAGCTTTAAAACACTGTTTTGGGCCATTTTCGGACTCTCTGAGGTCAAGTCAGTGGTTGTGAACAACGGACACAAATTCATTGAGAACACCGGTTATGTGCTGTATGGAGTGTATAATGTCACTATGGTCATTGTGTTGCTCAACATGCTCATCGCCATGATCAACAGCTCCTTTCAGGAGATTGAG GACGATGCAGATGTGGAGTGGAAATTTGCCCGGGCCAAACTCTGGTTCTCCTACTTTGAGGAGGGCAGGACCCTCCCTGTGCCATTCAATCTGGTGCCAAGCCCAAAGTCTATGCTCAGTTTGGGCCTTGGTTTAAAGTCGCTGCTAATGAAACTCTTGCACAAACAAAGAGCCATTATGAAGAATGAGGCAGAACTCAATGAG ATAGGACAGAACAAAACCAACAAAATGACGAGTCACCGTTATCAG aAGATTATGAAGCGGCTGATCAAACGGTACATCATCAAAGCTCAAATGGACAAAGAATTTGATGAAGTCAACGAAG GTGAACTGAAGGAAATAAAGCAAGACATTTCCAGTTTGCGTTACGAGCTTCTTGAAGAAAAGTCACACAACATGGAACACATGACTGAACTGATTAGCAAACTTGAAAAATGCATCTGTTTGCATACGGAGTGA
- the trpc6a gene encoding short transient receptor potential channel 6a isoform X2 → MNQRRPVLEENNTSELHSNGKRNRSKDCLLVNAEIGEDSFGYYGHHYSDCAHQTLRVVAKSRRQATRGAAYMFNAHPNSLTPVEERFLDAAEYGNIPVVRRMLEEIPGLDVNCVDYMGQNALQIAVGNEHLEVTELLLKKENLSRIGDALLLAISKGYIRIVEAILSHKAFADSSRLTASPREAAMHDDFFAYDEDGSRFSHDITPITLASHCQEYEIVHILLGKGARIEQPHDYFCTCDTCNYHQKYDSFSHSRSRINAYRGLASPAYLSLSNEDPVLAALELSNELACLANIEKEFKNDYRKLSMQCKSFVVGLLDLCRNTEEVEAILNGEVDESSDLPGRPSLTRLNLAIKYELKKFVAHPNCQQQLLSIWYENLPGLRQQTTAIKFLVVLGVAIGLPFLSMVYWVAPCSKLGKIMRGPFLKFVAHGASFTIFLGLLVFNAADRFNGSKLLPNMTIQDYPAQLFRMKTTAFTWMEMLIIFWVIGMIWAECKEIWCQGPREYLLEPWNMLDFGMLAIFIASIVTRILAYWHASIAQSYVDKFYTDITNVTLPVEVEYFRLARLSWLASDPQLVSEGLYAIAVVLSFSRIAYILPANESFGPLQISLGRTVKDIFKFMVIFILVFLAFMIGMFNLYSYYLGAKQNDAFTTIEESFKTLFWAIFGLSEVKSVVVNNGHKFIENTGYVLYGVYNVTMVIVLLNMLIAMINSSFQEIEDDADVEWKFARAKLWFSYFEEGRTLPVPFNLVPSPKSMLSLGLGLKSLLMKLLHKQRAIMKNEAELNEIGQNKTNKMTSHRYQIMKRLIKRYIIKAQMDKEFDEVNEGELKEIKQDISSLRYELLEEKSHNMEHMTELISKLEKCICLHTE, encoded by the exons ATGAATCAAAGGCGACCTGTTTTGGAAGAAAATAATACATCTGAATTACACTCAAATGGAAAGAGGAACAGAAGCAAAGACTGTCTTTTGGTGAATGCTGAAATCGGTGAGGACAGTTTCGGATACTATGGACATCACTATAG TGACTGCGCACATCAGACTCTGCGGGTTGTGGCCAAGAGCAGGAGGCAGGCCACCAGGGGGGCAGCCTATATGTTCAACGCACATCCCAACAGCCTGACACCTGTGGAGGAGCGATTCCTTGACGCTGCTGAGTATGGGAACATCCCTGTAGTGCGGCGAATGCTTGAGGAGATTCCTGGGCTGGATGTGAACTGTGTGGACTACATGGGCCAGAATGCCTTACAGATAGCAGTTGGGAATGAACATCTTGAGGTGACGGAACTCCTGTTAAAGAAGGAAAACTTGTCACGGATTGGTGACGCGCTCCTTTTAGCTATAAGCAAAGGGTACATACGAATTGTTGAGGCCATCCTGAGTCACAAGGCCTTTGCTGACTCCAGTAGACTAACTGCCAGCCCAAGAGAGGCAGCAATGCATGATGACTTCTTTGCATATGATGAAGATGGGAGTCGATTTTCTCATGATATCACGCCGATCACCCTGGCATCTCACTGCCAGGAGTATGAGATCGTACACATCCTCCTGGGCAAAGGGGCTCGTATTGAGCAACCCCATGACTATTTCTGTACCTGCGACACCTGCAATTACCATCAGAAATATGATTCATTTAGTCACTCACGATCACGTATCAATGCCTACAGAGGCCTGGCCAGTCCAgcttatctctctctgtccaatGAAGATCCAGTGCTTGCTGCTTTAGAGCTCAGCAATGAACTTGCCTGTTTGGCAAATATTGAGAAGGAATTCAAG AATGATTATAGGAAACTCTCTATGCAATGCAAAAGCTTTGTAGTTGGGCTTCTGGATCTGTGTCGGAACACAGAGGAAGTGGAGGCCATTTTGAATGGTGAAGTTGATGAGAGCTCTGATCTCCCCGGCCGACCGAGTCTCACTCGACTGAACCTTGCAATAAAGTATGAGCTTAAAAAG TTTGTAGCGCATCCTAATTGCCAGCAGCAGCTCCTCTCAATTTGGTATGAGAACCTGCCTGGATTGAGACAGCAGACCACAGCCATCAAGTTTTTGGTGGTGTTGGGCGTTGCGATAGGACTGCCCTTCTTATCCATGGTGTACTGGGTGGCACCATGTAGTAAG CTGGGGAAAATTATGCGAGGCCCTTTTCTGAAGTTTGTGGCTCATGGAGCATCTTTCACTATTTTCCTTGGCTTGTTAGTGTTCAATGCAGCTGATCGCTTTAATGGGAGCAAACTGCTGCCAAATATGACCATCCAGGACTATCCAGCACAGCTGTTCCGCATGAAAACAACTGCTTTCACTTGGATGGAGATGCTCATCATCTTCTGGGTAATAG GGATGATCTGGGCAGAATGCAAAGAGATATGGTGCCAGGGTCCGAGAGAGTACCTCCTAGAACCTTGGAATATGTTGGATTTTGGAATGTTAGCCATTTTTATAGCCTCCATTGTGACAAGGATACTGGCTTACTGGCATGCATCAATAGCACAAAGTTATGTTGATAAATTCTACACGGATATAACAAATGTTACTTTACCAGTGGAGGTTGAATACTTCAGACTGG CTCGTCTTTCCTGGCTGGCATCAGATCCACAGCTGGTTTCTGAAGGGCTGTATGCCATTGCGGTAGTTTTGAGTTTCTCTCGAATCGCATATATCCTTCCAGCCAATGAGAGCTTTGGGCCACTGCAAATCTCTTTGGGAAGGACTgtgaaagacatttttaaattcatgGTGATCTTCATTCTGGTGTTTCTAGCCTTCATGATCGGAATGTTCAACCTGTATTCGTATTATTTGGGGGCTAAACAGAATGACGCATTCACAAC CATAGAAGAAAGCTTTAAAACACTGTTTTGGGCCATTTTCGGACTCTCTGAGGTCAAGTCAGTGGTTGTGAACAACGGACACAAATTCATTGAGAACACCGGTTATGTGCTGTATGGAGTGTATAATGTCACTATGGTCATTGTGTTGCTCAACATGCTCATCGCCATGATCAACAGCTCCTTTCAGGAGATTGAG GACGATGCAGATGTGGAGTGGAAATTTGCCCGGGCCAAACTCTGGTTCTCCTACTTTGAGGAGGGCAGGACCCTCCCTGTGCCATTCAATCTGGTGCCAAGCCCAAAGTCTATGCTCAGTTTGGGCCTTGGTTTAAAGTCGCTGCTAATGAAACTCTTGCACAAACAAAGAGCCATTATGAAGAATGAGGCAGAACTCAATGAG ATAGGACAGAACAAAACCAACAAAATGACGAGTCACCGTTATCAG ATTATGAAGCGGCTGATCAAACGGTACATCATCAAAGCTCAAATGGACAAAGAATTTGATGAAGTCAACGAAG GTGAACTGAAGGAAATAAAGCAAGACATTTCCAGTTTGCGTTACGAGCTTCTTGAAGAAAAGTCACACAACATGGAACACATGACTGAACTGATTAGCAAACTTGAAAAATGCATCTGTTTGCATACGGAGTGA